The proteins below come from a single Agrobacterium vitis genomic window:
- a CDS encoding SUF system Fe-S cluster assembly protein: protein MNTSKNDEKPDAREGIVHSSIPPEEVARLSDDIISALKTVYDPEIPADIFELGLIYKVDIEDDRMVKIMMTLTAPGCPVAGEMPGWVENAVGSVEGVSGVQVEMTFDPPWTPDRMSEEAQVSIGWY from the coding sequence ATGAATACCAGTAAAAATGACGAGAAGCCGGATGCGCGCGAAGGCATCGTTCATTCCAGCATCCCGCCGGAGGAAGTCGCCCGGCTGTCGGACGACATCATTTCGGCGCTGAAAACCGTCTATGACCCGGAAATTCCGGCGGATATTTTCGAGCTTGGCCTGATCTACAAGGTCGATATCGAAGACGACCGTATGGTGAAGATCATGATGACGCTGACAGCGCCCGGCTGCCCGGTGGCTGGCGAAATGCCAGGCTGGGTGGAAAATGCGGTTGGCTCGGTGGAGGGTGTTTCCGGCGTGCAGGTGGAAATGACCTTCGATCCACCATGGACACCGGACCGGATGTCTGAAGAGGCGCAGGTCTCCATCGGCTGGTATTGA
- a CDS encoding peptidylprolyl isomerase gives MAEIKDPENTVILETTKGKVVISLFPDLAPGHVARIKELAREGAYDGVVFHRVIPDFMAQTGDVKFGKKGGESFNPGRAGMGGSDKPDLKAEFSATPHVRGTCSMARSQSPNSANSQFFICFTDAPWLNKQYSVWGQVIEGMDVIDAVKKGEPVTDPDSIISMKVAADA, from the coding sequence ATGGCCGAGATCAAAGATCCGGAAAATACCGTCATCCTGGAAACCACCAAGGGCAAGGTCGTTATCAGCCTTTTCCCTGATCTGGCCCCCGGCCATGTCGCACGCATCAAGGAATTGGCCCGCGAAGGCGCCTATGATGGCGTCGTCTTCCACCGCGTCATTCCCGATTTCATGGCCCAGACTGGCGACGTGAAATTCGGCAAGAAGGGTGGCGAAAGCTTCAACCCTGGCCGCGCTGGCATGGGCGGCTCCGACAAGCCGGACCTGAAGGCTGAATTTTCGGCCACGCCACATGTGCGCGGCACCTGCTCCATGGCCCGTTCGCAGAGCCCGAACTCTGCCAATTCGCAGTTCTTCATCTGCTTTACCGATGCGCCTTGGCTGAACAAGCAATATTCCGTTTGGGGCCAGGTCATCGAAGGCATGGATGTCATCGACGCCGTCAAGAAGGGCGAACCGGTCACCGATCCGGATTCGATCATCTCGATGAAAGTCGCCGCCGACGCCTGA
- the sufD gene encoding Fe-S cluster assembly protein SufD has product MNIQAANRSTAAEAALVEAYTAQLGDLPGDGTVLGARDILFDDLKRAGLPTRRVEAWHYTDLKTLLRAIPDAATLTPSKAVAPLVEAARIFELRQGLSRDVSAPDGVKVRAYSESLLDGTAAADLVAFSKDDAIGRINGSFVRDGYRLSVEDNVEVDRLIELQAYQGGGQSHSRFVASFGSGSKATVIERHRNSGETAGLISSVSDLDLGEGAEVTWIIVQTQGLADTHLGQIKVVLGTNAKLKLFVINAGGKLVRQEIHVRTAGEGSDFTLRAVNLLGGESHTDVTMTLGHDVPNTTSTEVIRNVVFDRARGVFQGQIRVAPDAQKTDARMACNTLLMSDDAEYSVKPELEIFADDVQCAHGATVADIDHNHLYYLMARGIPQKVARGLLIKAFVAELVEELEDEELVEALEGVISDWLETHG; this is encoded by the coding sequence ATGAACATTCAAGCTGCCAATCGGTCGACAGCGGCCGAGGCTGCGTTGGTCGAAGCCTATACGGCCCAACTCGGCGATTTGCCGGGCGATGGGACGGTATTGGGCGCGCGGGATATCCTGTTTGATGACCTGAAGCGAGCCGGCCTGCCAACGCGTCGCGTTGAAGCCTGGCATTATACGGATCTGAAAACCCTGCTACGGGCCATCCCCGACGCCGCAACGCTAACGCCTTCAAAGGCGGTGGCACCGCTGGTCGAGGCGGCTCGTATTTTTGAACTGCGCCAAGGCCTGAGCCGCGACGTTTCTGCGCCAGATGGCGTGAAGGTCCGTGCCTATAGCGAAAGCCTGCTGGATGGAACGGCGGCGGCGGATCTGGTTGCCTTCTCCAAGGACGATGCGATTGGCCGGATCAATGGCAGTTTCGTGCGTGACGGCTATCGGCTGAGCGTCGAGGACAATGTCGAGGTCGACAGGCTGATCGAGTTGCAAGCCTATCAGGGTGGCGGTCAGAGCCATTCTCGGTTCGTGGCAAGCTTCGGCTCTGGCTCAAAGGCAACGGTGATCGAGCGCCATCGCAATTCCGGCGAAACCGCTGGCTTGATCTCCAGCGTCAGCGACCTGGACTTGGGCGAGGGTGCCGAGGTGACATGGATCATCGTGCAGACCCAGGGTCTTGCCGATACCCATCTGGGCCAGATCAAGGTCGTACTGGGGACCAATGCCAAGCTTAAACTGTTCGTGATCAACGCTGGCGGCAAGCTGGTGCGCCAGGAAATCCATGTCAGAACGGCAGGCGAAGGTTCCGATTTCACCCTGCGCGCTGTCAACCTTCTGGGTGGCGAAAGCCATACGGACGTGACCATGACGCTTGGTCATGACGTGCCGAACACCACCTCGACGGAAGTGATCCGTAATGTAGTGTTCGACCGGGCGCGGGGCGTTTTCCAGGGCCAGATCCGGGTTGCTCCCGACGCCCAGAAGACCGATGCACGCATGGCCTGCAACACGCTGCTGATGTCTGACGATGCCGAATATTCGGTAAAGCCGGAGCTGGAAATCTTTGCCGATGACGTGCAATGCGCCCATGGTGCAACGGTTGCCGATATCGACCACAACCACCTCTATTACCTGATGGCGCGCGGCATCCCGCAAAAAGTGGCCCGTGGGCTGTTGATCAAGGCTTTCGTCGCTGAATTGGTGGAAGAGCTCGAAGATGAGGAACTGGTCGAGGCCCTGGAAGGGGTGATCTCCGACTGGCTGGAGACCCATGGCTGA
- the queA gene encoding tRNA preQ1(34) S-adenosylmethionine ribosyltransferase-isomerase QueA: MRVDLFDFDLPDENIALRPANPRDQARFLVVRPAGVPMLEDHQVFELPSFLRAGDALVFNDTKVIPAQLEGVRIREGAERTPVSCTLHMRVAANRWKAFARPGKRIKQGDVIDFDGLSANVAEKGEAGEIDLEFAASGPDLDRAIANVGHIPLPPYIAAKRPEDGQDRTDYQTIYAREEGAVAAPTAGLHFTPALFEALDKAGIERHFVTLHVGAGTFLPVKADDTDYHKMHQEIGHVSAETAEALNAVKARGGRIVSVGTTSLRLLESAASEDGRLLPWSDATGIFITPGYRFKAVDVLMTNFHLPKSTLFMLVSAFAGLETMRAAYAHAIETGYRFYSYGDSSLLFRKDK, translated from the coding sequence ATGCGTGTAGACCTGTTCGATTTCGACCTTCCTGACGAAAATATCGCGCTGCGCCCGGCCAATCCGCGCGATCAGGCGCGTTTTTTGGTCGTTCGCCCGGCTGGGGTGCCAATGCTGGAAGATCACCAGGTTTTCGAATTACCGTCCTTCCTGAGGGCAGGAGATGCGCTTGTCTTCAACGACACCAAGGTCATTCCGGCCCAGCTGGAAGGTGTTCGCATCCGGGAAGGGGCCGAGCGCACGCCGGTGTCCTGCACGCTGCATATGCGCGTTGCCGCCAATCGCTGGAAAGCCTTTGCAAGGCCGGGCAAACGGATCAAGCAAGGCGACGTGATCGACTTCGACGGCCTCTCGGCAAACGTCGCGGAAAAAGGTGAGGCGGGCGAAATCGATCTTGAATTTGCCGCCTCCGGTCCTGATCTCGACCGGGCGATTGCCAATGTCGGCCATATCCCGCTGCCGCCCTATATTGCCGCGAAACGCCCGGAAGACGGCCAGGATCGCACCGATTATCAGACCATCTATGCGCGGGAAGAGGGGGCGGTTGCCGCACCAACCGCCGGTCTGCACTTCACGCCTGCCCTGTTCGAGGCGCTGGATAAAGCCGGGATCGAGCGCCATTTCGTAACGCTGCATGTCGGCGCGGGCACCTTCCTGCCGGTCAAGGCCGACGATACCGACTACCACAAGATGCATCAGGAAATCGGCCATGTCTCGGCTGAGACGGCGGAGGCCCTGAACGCGGTCAAGGCGCGGGGCGGGCGGATCGTCAGTGTCGGCACCACGTCGCTGCGACTGCTGGAAAGCGCTGCCAGCGAGGATGGCCGTCTCCTGCCCTGGTCGGACGCGACGGGCATTTTCATCACGCCGGGCTATCGCTTCAAGGCGGTGGATGTGCTGATGACCAATTTTCACCTGCCGAAATCCACGCTGTTCATGCTGGTTTCGGCGTTTGCCGGACTTGAAACCATGCGGGCTGCCTATGCCCATGCGATCGAGACCGGCTACCGTTTCTATTCCTACGGCGATTCCAGCCTGCTCTTCCGGAAAGACAAATAA
- a CDS encoding VOC family protein: protein MADLPVNLDHAVIHVSDWERARDFYTKVIGAEAVATAAGGYVFRLGAQQLNVHGPGAIGTPVARIPVAPGNSDLCFRWRGKISDAKAHLEAQGIDIELGPVRRFGAMGEGTSLYFRDPDGSLMEFISYDA from the coding sequence ATGGCTGATCTCCCCGTCAATCTCGATCACGCCGTGATCCATGTTTCCGATTGGGAACGGGCGCGCGATTTCTACACGAAAGTGATCGGGGCTGAAGCGGTCGCCACGGCGGCAGGAGGATATGTTTTTCGGCTTGGTGCACAGCAGTTGAATGTTCATGGCCCCGGCGCAATCGGCACGCCGGTGGCCCGCATTCCTGTCGCTCCGGGAAACAGCGATCTTTGCTTCCGCTGGCGTGGAAAGATCAGCGATGCCAAGGCCCATCTCGAGGCCCAAGGGATAGACATCGAACTGGGACCCGTTCGTCGTTTCGGCGCTATGGGCGAGGGAACAAGCCTCTATTTTCGCGATCCGGATGGTTCGCTCATGGAGTTTATCAGCTATGACGCTTAA
- a CDS encoding metallophosphoesterase, which produces MRIFVGSDFHADHQENMDWLRQISTHNYRQDLLIVAGDVANGMALFQTVMELLAQRFFKVLYVPGNHDLWVDAEGQGSSFDKFQRLKAACADLDIGMAPLALGNTLIVPLLGWYDYSFGPPGSILKQAWMDYRRCDWEGGSDDEVSRYFDSGNAEPDTSGFSSILSFSHFLPRIDLMPERMPEKYRFLYPVLGSSRLEDRIAALGSHLHIYGHSHLNRRIIKDGRTYINNAFGYPSERNIAARMLMHVGDV; this is translated from the coding sequence ATGCGGATTTTTGTCGGATCGGATTTTCACGCAGACCATCAAGAGAACATGGACTGGCTCCGGCAGATCTCGACGCACAACTACCGGCAGGACCTGCTGATCGTTGCCGGCGACGTGGCAAACGGCATGGCGCTGTTTCAGACGGTCATGGAGCTCCTGGCCCAGCGATTTTTCAAGGTTCTATATGTGCCGGGCAATCATGATCTATGGGTTGATGCCGAAGGGCAGGGCTCATCCTTCGACAAGTTCCAGCGGCTGAAAGCCGCCTGCGCCGATCTGGATATCGGCATGGCACCACTGGCACTCGGCAACACGCTGATCGTCCCGCTGCTGGGCTGGTACGATTACTCTTTCGGTCCGCCCGGCTCCATCCTCAAACAGGCCTGGATGGATTACCGGCGCTGTGATTGGGAAGGCGGTTCCGATGATGAGGTCAGCCGGTATTTTGACAGTGGCAATGCGGAACCAGATACATCAGGATTTTCATCGATCCTGTCTTTCTCGCATTTCCTGCCACGCATCGACCTGATGCCGGAGCGTATGCCGGAAAAATACCGATTCCTTTATCCAGTGCTTGGCTCCAGCCGGTTGGAAGACAGGATCGCGGCTCTCGGCTCGCACCTGCATATCTACGGCCACAGCCATCTCAACCGCCGTATCATCAAGGACGGACGTACCTATATCAACAACGCCTTCGGCTATCCTTCGGAGCGCAACATTGCTGCACGGATGCTGATGCATGTGGGTGATGTCTAG
- a CDS encoding IS30 family transposase, which translates to MKRTYSHIDLDERRKIARWRMAGQSIEMIAETLGRHRSTIFREIKRNTFIDEVVPDLNGYYCVTAHDMACERRAKLRKLARFANVRQSVIDRIMHGWSPQQIAGRMRLEQHPIFVSHETIYKFAYSADGHAIKLWRHLPEHRAKRRPRHARRKHGQRFGPELNILHRPNVVAERKQFGHWECDLIQFRKKFGKANVTSLVERVSRFTILLRNNDRQSRPVMDGIIQALKSLPHLARRSMTFDRGTEFTDWPYLQAGIGTQTWFCDPQSPWQKGTVENTNRRARKWLSRDVDPLSVADTDLIEICNQLNQTPRKCLGYRTPAEVFRKKLLAQMRHAR; encoded by the coding sequence ATGAAACGCACCTACTCCCATATCGACTTGGACGAACGCCGTAAGATCGCTCGCTGGCGTATGGCGGGCCAGAGTATTGAGATGATCGCCGAGACACTCGGTCGCCATCGCTCGACGATCTTTCGTGAAATCAAGCGGAATACGTTTATCGATGAGGTGGTCCCGGACCTCAATGGCTATTACTGCGTCACGGCGCATGACATGGCTTGCGAACGGCGGGCCAAGCTGCGGAAGCTGGCGCGCTTTGCGAATGTGAGGCAGTCTGTGATCGACCGGATCATGCATGGTTGGTCGCCCCAGCAGATCGCCGGTCGCATGCGGCTGGAACAGCATCCGATCTTTGTCAGTCACGAGACAATTTACAAGTTCGCATACTCGGCCGACGGTCATGCCATCAAGCTGTGGCGTCACCTGCCGGAGCATCGAGCTAAGCGACGACCACGACATGCAAGACGTAAGCATGGTCAAAGGTTTGGCCCGGAACTCAACATTCTGCATCGTCCGAATGTCGTTGCTGAACGCAAGCAGTTCGGACATTGGGAATGCGATCTGATTCAGTTCCGGAAGAAGTTCGGCAAGGCCAACGTGACATCGCTTGTTGAGCGGGTGAGCCGCTTTACGATCTTGCTACGTAACAATGATCGCCAGTCCCGCCCGGTCATGGATGGCATCATCCAGGCGCTGAAGAGCCTCCCTCACCTCGCCCGCCGATCGATGACATTTGACCGAGGCACCGAATTCACTGACTGGCCGTACCTTCAGGCAGGCATAGGCACGCAAACATGGTTTTGTGACCCACAATCGCCCTGGCAAAAAGGAACGGTCGAAAATACCAACCGGCGAGCGCGAAAATGGCTTTCGAGAGACGTCGATCCCTTGTCCGTAGCCGACACCGATCTGATTGAGATCTGCAATCAACTCAATCAGACACCGCGTAAATGCCTCGGCTACCGAACGCCGGCTGAGGTCTTCCGCAAGAAACTGCTCGCGCAGATGCGACATGCCAGGTAG
- the tgt gene encoding tRNA guanosine(34) transglycosylase Tgt produces the protein MSEQFTFTLKATSGKARLGEITMPRGTIRTPAFMPVGTVGTVKAMYLDQVREGGADIILGNTYHLMLRPGAERVARLGGLHELIRWPQPILTDSGGFQVMSLSGLRKLDEQGVTFKSHIDGSLHHMSPERSIEIQGLLDSDIQMQLDECVALPAEPREIERAMEMSLRWAERCRVAFGEQPGKAMFGIVQGGDQPGLRIRSAEGLKQLDLKGYAVGGLAVGEPQEVMLSMLDITLPVLPTEKPRYLMGVGTPDDMLKSVARGIDMFDCVMPTRSGRHGLAFTRRGKVNIRNARHAEDKRPLDEQSSCPAARDYSRAYLHHLVRSNEALGGMLLSWNNLSYYQELMQGIRQSIAEGRFEDFMAETMECWARGDIEAA, from the coding sequence ATGAGCGAGCAGTTCACGTTTACCCTGAAAGCCACCAGCGGCAAGGCGCGGCTTGGCGAAATCACCATGCCGCGCGGCACGATCCGCACCCCGGCCTTTATGCCGGTCGGTACGGTCGGCACGGTCAAGGCCATGTATCTCGATCAGGTGCGGGAAGGGGGCGCCGATATCATTCTGGGCAATACCTACCACCTGATGCTGCGCCCCGGCGCCGAGCGTGTTGCCAGACTGGGCGGTTTGCACGAGCTGATCCGCTGGCCGCAGCCGATTCTGACCGACAGCGGCGGGTTTCAGGTCATGTCGCTCTCCGGTCTTCGCAAATTGGATGAGCAGGGCGTTACCTTCAAGAGCCATATCGACGGTTCGCTGCATCACATGTCGCCGGAGCGGTCCATCGAAATCCAGGGGCTGCTGGACAGCGACATCCAGATGCAGCTGGACGAATGCGTCGCCTTGCCCGCTGAGCCGCGTGAAATCGAGCGCGCCATGGAAATGTCGTTGCGCTGGGCGGAGCGCTGCCGTGTCGCCTTTGGCGAACAGCCCGGGAAGGCGATGTTCGGTATCGTGCAGGGCGGCGATCAACCAGGCTTGCGCATTCGCTCCGCCGAAGGGCTGAAGCAATTGGACCTGAAAGGCTATGCCGTCGGCGGGTTGGCGGTCGGAGAGCCGCAGGAGGTGATGCTCAGCATGCTGGACATCACCCTACCGGTGCTGCCAACAGAAAAACCGCGCTACCTGATGGGCGTCGGAACGCCGGACGATATGTTAAAATCCGTTGCGCGTGGCATCGATATGTTTGATTGCGTCATGCCGACCCGCTCCGGCCGTCATGGCCTCGCCTTCACCCGGCGCGGTAAGGTCAATATCCGCAATGCTCGCCACGCGGAGGATAAACGCCCCCTGGACGAACAATCGTCCTGCCCGGCGGCACGAGATTACTCGCGTGCCTATCTGCACCATCTGGTGCGTTCCAACGAAGCGCTGGGCGGCATGCTGTTATCCTGGAACAACCTATCCTATTATCAGGAACTGATGCAGGGCATCCGCCAGTCAATCGCCGAAGGCAGGTTTGAAGACTTCATGGCCGAAACCATGGAATGCTGGGCGCGGGGTGATATCGAGGCGGCGTAA
- the sufA gene encoding Fe-S cluster assembly scaffold SufA, producing MGFAVMTMTDAATARVKEIVENSGPDAKGIRVGIKKGGCAGMEYTIDLVTEPNPKDDLIARDGASVWLEPAAVLYLLGTEIDFETTTLRSGFTFRNPNQTSACGCGESVELKAADLAELAKQRQAVHV from the coding sequence ATGGGCTTTGCGGTGATGACCATGACCGATGCGGCAACAGCCCGCGTCAAGGAAATTGTCGAGAATTCTGGTCCCGATGCCAAGGGCATTCGTGTCGGCATCAAGAAGGGTGGCTGTGCAGGGATGGAATATACCATCGACCTGGTGACGGAGCCGAACCCTAAAGATGATCTGATTGCCCGCGACGGCGCCTCCGTCTGGCTGGAGCCAGCTGCTGTGCTCTATCTGCTGGGTACGGAAATTGATTTTGAGACCACGACGCTTCGCTCCGGCTTCACCTTCCGCAATCCGAACCAGACCTCTGCCTGCGGCTGCGGCGAGTCGGTGGAGTTGAAGGCAGCGGACCTCGCCGAACTGGCAAAACAGCGACAAGCAGTCCACGTCTGA
- a CDS encoding DUF1349 domain-containing protein, with product MDVNLKEANWLNQPAVWQATKTGLTLTTDANTDFWRKTHYGFTRDSGHFLGISVDDGFTACVRVQGEFRSLYDQAGLMVRIDESRWVKTGVEFTDGERFLSTVITDGKSDWSVSQPFKELEDFYIRVTLKEGAMRIQASSDGSVWPLLRLAPFPEASRYLVGLTACTPERGGLDVRFSEFTIGAAITTDLHDLTA from the coding sequence GTGGACGTTAATCTCAAAGAGGCCAACTGGCTCAATCAACCGGCAGTGTGGCAGGCCACAAAAACGGGCCTTACTCTAACGACGGATGCGAACACTGATTTCTGGCGTAAGACCCATTACGGATTTACGCGCGACAGCGGGCATTTCCTCGGTATTTCCGTTGATGATGGTTTCACGGCGTGTGTCCGCGTCCAGGGGGAGTTCCGGTCACTCTATGACCAAGCTGGCCTTATGGTGCGCATTGACGAAAGTCGTTGGGTCAAGACAGGTGTGGAATTCACCGATGGAGAACGCTTCCTGAGTACGGTCATCACTGATGGGAAATCTGACTGGTCAGTATCCCAGCCTTTCAAAGAGCTCGAAGATTTCTATATTCGGGTGACACTGAAGGAAGGCGCGATGCGCATTCAGGCATCGTCAGATGGCAGTGTGTGGCCGCTACTGCGTCTTGCTCCGTTTCCAGAGGCTTCTCGTTATCTCGTCGGCTTGACTGCGTGTACGCCGGAACGAGGTGGACTGGATGTTCGGTTCTCAGAGTTCACAATAGGCGCGGCGATAACGACCGATCTTCATGACCTTACAGCGTAG
- a CDS encoding peptidylprolyl isomerase → MKLMSLAFAGLLALSSLATNAMAQAASGDNTMTIQLKDGPVVVQLMPEVAPKHVAQIKTLVSQGQYDNVAFHRVIEGFMAQTGDVQYGNMKSGFDKSRAGTGASKLPNIPAEFSKTPFVRGTVGMARSQDPNSANSQFFIMFGDGSFLNGQYTAVGKVVSGMEFVDKIKRGQGGNGEVSDPDRMIKVTLGKK, encoded by the coding sequence ATGAAACTCATGTCTCTTGCTTTCGCGGGCCTGCTCGCGCTTTCCTCCCTTGCCACCAACGCCATGGCCCAGGCCGCCTCTGGTGATAACACCATGACCATCCAGCTGAAGGACGGCCCCGTCGTCGTACAACTGATGCCGGAGGTCGCACCAAAGCATGTCGCGCAGATCAAGACGCTGGTGAGCCAGGGTCAATATGACAATGTCGCCTTTCACCGCGTCATCGAGGGCTTCATGGCCCAGACCGGCGACGTGCAATATGGCAATATGAAATCCGGCTTCGACAAGAGCCGCGCAGGCACCGGCGCTTCCAAGCTGCCGAATATTCCCGCTGAGTTTTCCAAGACACCTTTTGTTCGTGGCACAGTCGGCATGGCCCGTTCCCAGGATCCGAATTCTGCCAATTCGCAATTTTTCATCATGTTCGGTGACGGCAGCTTCCTGAACGGCCAATATACCGCAGTTGGCAAGGTTGTCTCCGGCATGGAATTTGTCGATAAGATCAAGCGCGGCCAGGGCGGCAATGGTGAGGTCAGTGACCCCGACCGGATGATCAAAGTCACCCTCGGAAAGAAGTAA
- the coaD gene encoding pantetheine-phosphate adenylyltransferase, protein MTIAFYPGSFDPMTNGHLDVLVQALNVVPKVVVGIGIHPGKVPMFSFEERAELIATSLGEAVPERAGDVSVIAFDGLAVDAARQHGATLLVRGLRDGSDLDYEMQLAGMNRQMAPDLQTVFLPAGTASRPITATLVRQIATMGGDVSAFVPPQVSRALKSRLKT, encoded by the coding sequence ATGACAATTGCCTTTTATCCGGGCTCTTTCGACCCGATGACCAATGGCCACCTGGATGTCCTGGTTCAGGCGCTGAATGTCGTTCCCAAGGTTGTCGTCGGAATCGGCATTCATCCTGGTAAAGTGCCGATGTTCAGCTTCGAGGAGCGCGCAGAACTGATTGCGACCAGCCTAGGAGAGGCCGTGCCTGAGCGGGCAGGGGATGTTTCGGTTATTGCCTTCGATGGTCTGGCCGTCGATGCCGCCCGACAGCATGGCGCGACACTTCTGGTTCGCGGCCTGCGTGATGGCTCGGATCTCGACTACGAAATGCAGCTTGCGGGCATGAACCGGCAGATGGCACCAGATCTACAAACGGTCTTCCTGCCAGCCGGCACGGCTTCGCGGCCTATAACGGCCACATTGGTCCGGCAAATCGCCACCATGGGCGGTGATGTCAGCGCCTTTGTCCCCCCGCAGGTGTCGCGGGCATTGAAATCTCGGCTCAAAACCTGA
- a CDS encoding cysteine desulfurase, translated as MTLNLAKLPSTYDVEAVRKDFPILSRLVHGDKPLVYLDNGASAQKPQVVIDAISHAYSNEYANVHRGLHFLSNAATDAYEAAREKVRRFLNAGSVDEVIFTKSSTEAINTVAYGHGMKEIGEGDEILLTIMEHHSNIVPWHFLRERKGAKLVWVPVDDDGAFHIEEFEKRLTDRTKLIAVTHMSNALGTVVPVKEICRIARERGIPVLVDGSQAAVHMPVDVQDIDCDWYVMTGHKLYGPSGIGVLYGKMNRLRAMQPFMGGGEMIVDVTEDMVTYNDPPHRFEAGTPPIVQAIGLGHALDYIEGLGREAIAAHEADLTAYAHERLTAINSLRIFGNAPGKGAIFSFELKGIHAHDVSMLIDRRGVAVRAGTHCAQPLLSRFGVTSTCRASFGLYNTREEIDALVEALDYAKTFFG; from the coding sequence ATGACGCTTAATCTGGCGAAACTTCCATCGACCTATGATGTCGAGGCCGTCCGAAAGGACTTCCCGATCCTGTCGCGGCTGGTGCATGGCGATAAACCGCTGGTCTACCTGGATAACGGTGCGTCTGCGCAAAAACCCCAGGTGGTGATCGATGCCATCAGCCATGCCTATTCCAACGAATATGCCAATGTGCATCGCGGCCTGCATTTTCTGTCCAATGCCGCGACCGATGCTTATGAGGCAGCCCGCGAAAAGGTGCGGCGCTTTCTGAATGCCGGATCGGTGGACGAGGTGATTTTCACCAAGTCTTCAACCGAAGCCATCAATACGGTGGCTTATGGCCATGGCATGAAAGAGATCGGCGAGGGCGATGAAATCCTCCTGACCATTATGGAGCATCACTCCAATATCGTTCCCTGGCATTTCCTGAGGGAACGCAAGGGGGCAAAGCTGGTCTGGGTGCCGGTGGATGATGATGGTGCTTTCCACATCGAGGAATTCGAAAAGCGGCTGACTGACCGTACCAAGCTAATTGCCGTCACCCATATGTCCAATGCGCTCGGAACGGTGGTTCCGGTCAAGGAAATTTGCCGGATCGCCAGGGAGCGCGGCATTCCGGTGCTTGTTGATGGTAGCCAGGCGGCGGTGCATATGCCGGTCGATGTGCAAGACATCGACTGCGACTGGTATGTGATGACCGGCCACAAGCTTTACGGCCCGTCCGGCATCGGCGTGCTCTATGGCAAGATGAACCGGTTGCGCGCCATGCAGCCCTTCATGGGCGGCGGCGAAATGATTGTCGATGTCACCGAGGATATGGTGACGTACAATGATCCGCCGCATCGGTTTGAGGCAGGAACGCCGCCGATTGTTCAGGCCATTGGGCTTGGCCATGCGCTGGATTATATCGAGGGTCTTGGCCGCGAGGCGATTGCCGCGCATGAAGCCGATTTGACGGCCTATGCCCATGAGCGGCTGACGGCGATCAATTCGCTGCGGATTTTCGGCAATGCGCCGGGCAAGGGCGCGATTTTTTCCTTCGAGCTCAAGGGTATCCACGCCCATGACGTATCGATGCTGATCGACCGGCGCGGCGTGGCGGTTCGGGCTGGCACGCATTGCGCCCAGCCATTGCTGTCGCGTTTCGGTGTTACCTCTACCTGCCGGGCCTCTTTTGGCCTATATAATACCCGTGAAGAAATCGATGCGCTGGTGGAAGCGCTTGACTATGCCAAGACCTTCTTCGGCTGA